Proteins encoded in a region of the Clostridium butyricum genome:
- the pheA gene encoding prephenate dehydratase, producing the protein MADLDSYRVRIDEIDREITKLFEERMNVVLNVAKYKMENNLPIFNRGREDEVIQKNIGYLENKDYSGELEEFYNDLMEVSRHLQKRKMQEEEKAKNAEIINKSKVLDKENNVDKKIGFFGVSGSFTEEAMLKYFGNVKNPKAYDEFEDVFLAVKNNEIDYGVIPIENSSTGAIAQVYDLLSKYEFYIVGEQCIRAEQNIIGVKGTKLDDIKEVYSHPQPFAQSTEFLKCHPEWKLIPFHSTSVSAKLVSDLKEKSKVAIASKRAAEIYKLDIIKENINNQSQNTTRFIIISKNLESDSECNKVSVVFSIDDKAGTLYKLISHFAENNINMIKIESRPMEQGTWNYFLYVDFDGNIESKEVETALNLIKQNSPYFKLLGGYRKNI; encoded by the coding sequence ATGGCAGATTTAGATAGTTATAGAGTTCGAATCGATGAAATTGATAGAGAAATTACAAAGTTATTTGAAGAAAGAATGAATGTAGTTCTTAATGTTGCAAAATATAAGATGGAAAATAATCTTCCTATATTTAATAGGGGCAGGGAAGATGAAGTAATACAAAAGAATATAGGATATTTAGAAAATAAAGATTACTCTGGTGAACTTGAAGAGTTCTATAATGATTTAATGGAAGTATCAAGACATCTTCAAAAGAGAAAAATGCAGGAAGAAGAGAAAGCAAAAAATGCTGAAATAATAAATAAGTCAAAAGTATTAGATAAAGAAAATAATGTTGATAAAAAAATAGGCTTTTTTGGAGTTTCAGGATCATTTACTGAAGAGGCAATGCTTAAATACTTTGGAAATGTTAAAAATCCAAAAGCTTATGATGAATTTGAAGATGTGTTTTTAGCAGTTAAAAATAATGAAATAGATTATGGTGTAATACCTATTGAAAATTCTTCTACAGGTGCAATAGCTCAAGTATATGATCTTTTATCTAAATATGAATTTTATATTGTTGGGGAGCAGTGTATAAGAGCTGAACAAAATATCATAGGTGTTAAAGGTACAAAACTAGATGATATAAAAGAAGTGTATTCACATCCACAACCATTTGCTCAGAGTACTGAATTTCTAAAGTGTCATCCTGAATGGAAGCTTATACCGTTTCATAGTACATCAGTAAGTGCAAAGTTAGTTAGTGATTTAAAAGAGAAATCAAAAGTAGCAATAGCAAGCAAAAGGGCAGCTGAAATTTATAAGCTGGATATAATAAAGGAAAATATAAATAATCAGAGCCAAAATACAACAAGATTTATAATAATATCAAAAAATCTTGAATCTGATTCAGAATGTAATAAGGTTAGTGTAGTATTTTCAATAGATGATAAGGCTGGTACTCTATATAAATTAATAAGTCATTTTGCAGAAAACAACATTAATATGATAAAGATAGAATCAAGACCAATGGAACAAGGAACTTGGAATTATTTCTTGTATGTTGATTTTGATGGGAACATAGAAAGTAAAGAAGTAGAAACTGCATTAAATTTAATAAAACAAAATAGTCCTTATTTTAAGCTGTTAGGTGGTTATAGAAAAAATATATAA